A genomic segment from Pseudomonas mendocina encodes:
- a CDS encoding histidinol-phosphatase: MRLALFDLDNTLLAGDSDHSWGEFVCQRGLVDAAEYLARNDAFYADYCAGKLDVVAYQNFSQAILGRHEMAQLAQWHREFMTEVIEPIILAKGEALLAEHRAAGDKLVIITATNRFVTAPIAERLGVETLIATECGMQDGRYTGQITGTPCYQGGKVTRLNEWLAETGYNLDGAYFYSDSRNDLPLLEAVANPVAVDPDDVLRAIAIERGWPVISLR, from the coding sequence GTGCGCTTGGCCCTTTTCGATCTCGACAACACCCTGCTGGCTGGCGACAGCGATCATAGCTGGGGCGAATTCGTCTGCCAGCGCGGCCTGGTCGATGCTGCCGAGTACCTGGCGCGCAACGATGCCTTCTATGCCGACTACTGCGCCGGCAAGCTGGACGTGGTGGCCTACCAGAATTTCAGCCAGGCCATTCTGGGTCGCCATGAAATGGCGCAACTGGCGCAGTGGCACCGCGAGTTCATGACCGAGGTGATCGAGCCGATCATTCTCGCCAAGGGCGAGGCGCTGCTGGCCGAACACCGCGCCGCAGGCGATAAGCTGGTGATCATTACCGCCACCAATCGCTTCGTCACCGCGCCCATCGCCGAACGTCTCGGCGTGGAGACGCTGATCGCCACCGAGTGCGGCATGCAGGACGGCCGCTATACCGGCCAGATCACCGGCACACCATGCTACCAGGGCGGCAAGGTGACGCGCCTGAACGAGTGGCTGGCCGAGACGGGGTACAACCTCGACGGTGCCTACTTCTATAGCGATTCGCGCAATGACCTGCCGCTACTGGAAGCGGTGGCCAATCCGGTGGCGGTCGACCCGGACGACGTGTTGCGCGCCATCGCCATCGAGCGCGGCTGGCCGGTGATTTCGCTGCGCTGA
- a CDS encoding DUF2269 domain-containing protein, with amino-acid sequence MEHYLLVRILHSAPGVLLLLGLIAHGVMLFKAQRNADATVLARKLRVTLLFSFPAFAVLALSLPITGYWLVDTAGWPLGQTWLLLGSILYALMMLIGLLLAGRLATWRALGDAPAPTALKRLCLIYAGLILVLLIAIMALMGAKPV; translated from the coding sequence ATGGAACACTACCTGCTGGTTCGCATTCTCCACAGCGCCCCGGGCGTATTGCTGCTGCTCGGCCTGATCGCCCATGGTGTCATGCTGTTCAAGGCGCAGCGCAATGCTGATGCGACAGTGTTGGCGCGCAAGCTGCGCGTGACCCTGTTGTTCAGCTTCCCGGCGTTCGCTGTGCTGGCGCTGAGTTTGCCGATCACCGGTTACTGGCTGGTGGACACCGCCGGCTGGCCGCTGGGGCAGACCTGGCTACTGTTGGGTAGCATTCTCTACGCGCTGATGATGCTGATCGGCCTATTGCTGGCCGGTCGTCTGGCTACCTGGCGTGCGCTGGGCGATGCGCCAGCGCCGACAGCGCTGAAGCGTCTGTGCCTGATCTATGCCGGGCTCATCCTGGTATTGTTGATTGCCATCATGGCGCTGATGGGCGCCAAGCCGGTATGA
- the ilvA gene encoding threonine ammonia-lyase, biosynthetic — translation MLEQYVKKILTSRVYDVAVETPLQPARQLSERLGSQILLKREDLQPVYSFKIRGAYNKLAQLSAEELARGVVTASAGNHAQGLALAAKHLGVKATIVMPRTTPELKVQGVRSRGGKVVLHGDAFPEALAHSLKLVEEKGYTYIHPYDDPLVIAGQGTVAMEVLRQHQGHIDAIFVPVGGGGLIAGIAAYVKYLRPEIKVIGVEPDDSNCLQQAMAAGERVVLPTVGLFADGVAVAQIGQHTFDICKHHVDEVITVSTDEICAAIKDIYDDTRSITEPAGALAVAGIKKYVEREGAKGAVLVGIDSGANVNFDRLRHVAERAELGEKREAIIAVTIPEQPGSFKAFCEAVGKRQITEFNYRFHTGREAHIFVGVQTHPENDPRAALVEGLRAQGFPVLDLTDNELAKLHIRHMVGGHAAGVGDEVVLRFEFPERPGALFNFLQKLGGRWNISMFHYRNHGAADGRVLAALQVPEDERHLIPAALDAIGYPYWDESDNPAYRLFLG, via the coding sequence ATGCTCGAACAGTACGTGAAGAAGATCCTCACCTCGCGCGTCTATGACGTCGCGGTGGAAACCCCGCTGCAACCCGCCCGTCAGCTCAGCGAGCGACTGGGCAGCCAGATTCTGCTCAAGCGCGAGGATCTGCAGCCGGTGTACTCGTTCAAGATTCGCGGCGCCTACAACAAGCTGGCGCAACTGTCCGCCGAAGAGCTGGCGCGCGGTGTGGTCACCGCCTCGGCCGGCAATCATGCGCAGGGCCTGGCCCTGGCGGCTAAGCATCTGGGGGTGAAGGCGACCATCGTCATGCCGCGTACCACGCCGGAGCTGAAGGTGCAGGGCGTGCGTTCGCGTGGCGGCAAGGTGGTGCTGCACGGCGATGCCTTCCCCGAGGCGCTGGCGCATTCGCTGAAGTTGGTGGAGGAGAAGGGCTACACCTACATTCACCCGTACGATGATCCGCTGGTGATCGCCGGCCAGGGCACCGTGGCCATGGAGGTGCTGCGCCAGCATCAGGGCCACATCGACGCCATCTTCGTGCCGGTCGGTGGCGGTGGCCTGATCGCCGGCATCGCCGCGTACGTGAAATACCTGCGCCCGGAAATCAAGGTGATCGGCGTCGAGCCGGACGACTCCAACTGCCTGCAGCAGGCGATGGCGGCTGGTGAGCGCGTGGTGCTACCTACGGTCGGCTTGTTCGCAGATGGTGTGGCGGTGGCGCAGATTGGCCAGCACACCTTCGATATCTGCAAGCATCACGTCGATGAGGTGATCACTGTCAGCACCGACGAGATCTGTGCGGCGATCAAGGATATCTACGACGATACCCGCTCGATCACCGAGCCGGCCGGCGCGTTGGCCGTGGCCGGGATCAAGAAGTACGTCGAGCGTGAGGGCGCCAAGGGCGCAGTGCTGGTGGGCATCGATTCCGGCGCCAACGTCAACTTCGACCGTCTGCGCCACGTGGCCGAGCGTGCCGAGCTGGGTGAGAAGCGCGAGGCGATCATCGCCGTGACCATCCCTGAGCAACCCGGCAGCTTCAAGGCCTTCTGCGAGGCGGTGGGCAAGCGCCAGATCACCGAATTCAACTACCGTTTTCACACCGGTCGTGAAGCGCACATCTTCGTCGGTGTGCAGACCCACCCGGAAAACGACCCGCGTGCTGCGCTGGTCGAGGGCCTGCGCGCGCAGGGCTTCCCGGTACTGGACCTGACCGATAACGAACTGGCCAAGCTGCATATCCGCCATATGGTCGGTGGCCATGCTGCCGGTGTCGGTGACGAGGTGGTGCTGCGCTTCGAGTTCCCCGAGCGTCCCGGTGCACTGTTCAATTTCCTGCAGAAGCTGGGTGGGCGCTGGAACATCTCGATGTTCCACTATCGCAACCATGGCGCCGCCGATGGCCGCGTACTGGCCGCGCTGCAGGTGCCGGAAGACGAACGCCACCTGATTCCGGCAGCGCTGGACGCCATCGGTTATCCCTACTGGGATGAAAGTGACAACCCGGCTTATCGCCTGTTTCTCGGCTGA
- the rpiA gene encoding ribose-5-phosphate isomerase RpiA — MNQDQLKQAVAQAAVDHILPRLDSKSIVGVGTGSTANFFIDALAKHKMEFDGAVASSEATAARLKGHGIPVYDLNAVSDLEFYVDGADESDERLNLIKGGGAALTREKIVAAVAKTFICIADASKLVPVLGEFPLPVEVIPMARSHVARELVKLGGDPVYREGVLTDNGNIILDVHNMSIVDPVKLEADINAIVGVVTNGLFAARPADLLLLGTAEGVKTLKR, encoded by the coding sequence ATGAACCAGGATCAGCTGAAACAGGCCGTGGCCCAGGCCGCCGTCGACCACATTCTTCCGCGCCTCGACAGCAAGAGCATCGTCGGCGTCGGCACCGGCTCCACCGCCAATTTCTTCATCGACGCGCTGGCCAAGCACAAGATGGAATTCGACGGAGCCGTGGCCAGCTCCGAAGCCACCGCCGCGCGCCTGAAAGGCCATGGCATCCCGGTGTACGACCTCAACGCCGTCAGCGACCTGGAGTTCTACGTCGATGGCGCCGACGAGAGCGACGAGCGCCTTAACCTGATCAAGGGCGGCGGCGCAGCCCTGACCCGCGAGAAGATCGTCGCCGCCGTGGCCAAGACCTTCATCTGCATCGCCGACGCCAGCAAGCTGGTGCCGGTGCTGGGCGAATTCCCGCTGCCGGTGGAAGTGATTCCGATGGCGCGCAGCCATGTCGCCCGCGAGCTGGTCAAGCTGGGCGGCGATCCGGTGTACCGCGAAGGCGTACTGACCGATAACGGCAACATCATCCTCGACGTGCACAACATGTCGATCGTCGACCCGGTGAAGCTGGAAGCGGACATCAACGCCATCGTCGGCGTGGTCACCAACGGCCTGTTCGCCGCCCGCCCGGCTGATTTGCTGCTGCTCGGCACCGCCGAAGGCGTGAAAACGCTCAAGCGCTGA
- a CDS encoding autotransporter domain-containing protein — translation MIKPLILGMGLTGTLLSPLALAYQYGEYAGETVDTLINDYPGRYRDTSNFAGATDWMEERLSATGYNSYRQDFTWAGNRNSQNVIAEAGGVTGNNLVIGAHFDTYFGRPTLQGLDDNASGAGVLTEIARNLAGLSFEDGVTFIGFGAEEEGLRGSRAYVDSLDTEARARLTGMINIDSLITGDMMYAHAGSDSTSAPELASLREHTFRIAEELGIDLHTNPGLNAGYPAGTGCCSDAESFEGLGIPVLFVEATNWDIGALDGYDQTTNPAIPGGATWHNPALDNETVLVGAFGEERIAQRLRDYSRLLTRLVLEATNTDLRYAAQSGGAMLGTLEDTLTRQQHTHQQLLERRWQTLRAIPREVGSVDGSVGIEGQLSPSGGFDSPLDQRSRQATAYLFGDTQLSEWLNLGAGLSFTRGKDDLQHGGKVESDTWQAGLYALLSNAGPLWLNADISAGRTRFDLDRSVFIQGNAGGPVLLNQQLTGETDATFWGARLLGGYDLLFGDWRTGPQVGIDYRHYKLDGFSEKSTQRTALRFDDERFDSIELSLGWQLRGNFALGGAMRLQPYASLAWIEELGDGVSDDFVVTSLVDGSARRVANGLENDKHFARARLGAQLAVSEALAIYAEANGRLQHDNGDQAGYTVGLQYLF, via the coding sequence GTGATCAAACCCCTCATCCTGGGAATGGGCCTGACCGGCACGCTGTTATCTCCCTTGGCCCTGGCCTACCAGTACGGCGAGTACGCTGGCGAAACCGTAGACACACTGATCAATGACTATCCGGGCCGTTACCGCGATACCTCCAACTTCGCAGGCGCGACTGATTGGATGGAGGAGCGTCTCTCAGCGACTGGATACAACAGCTATCGCCAAGACTTCACCTGGGCAGGCAACCGCAACTCACAGAACGTGATCGCCGAAGCTGGCGGCGTCACCGGCAACAACCTGGTCATCGGTGCCCACTTCGATACCTACTTCGGCCGACCCACCCTGCAAGGCCTGGACGACAACGCCTCCGGGGCGGGCGTGCTGACGGAGATCGCCCGTAACCTGGCCGGGCTCTCCTTCGAAGACGGCGTGACCTTCATCGGCTTCGGCGCCGAAGAGGAAGGCCTGAGGGGCTCGCGCGCCTACGTCGATTCTCTGGATACCGAAGCACGCGCTCGCCTGACCGGCATGATCAACATCGACAGTCTGATCACCGGTGACATGATGTATGCCCACGCCGGCTCCGACAGCACTTCAGCGCCGGAGCTGGCTTCGCTCCGCGAGCACACCTTCCGTATCGCCGAGGAACTGGGTATCGACCTGCATACCAACCCAGGTCTCAATGCCGGCTACCCGGCAGGCACCGGCTGCTGCAGCGACGCTGAAAGCTTCGAGGGGTTGGGCATTCCAGTGCTGTTTGTTGAAGCCACCAACTGGGACATCGGCGCCCTCGATGGTTACGACCAGACCACCAACCCGGCCATCCCGGGTGGCGCAACCTGGCACAACCCAGCCCTGGACAACGAAACCGTACTGGTTGGAGCCTTCGGCGAGGAGCGCATCGCACAACGCCTGCGCGACTATTCCCGCCTGCTGACCCGCCTGGTGCTGGAAGCCACCAATACTGACCTGCGCTATGCGGCGCAATCCGGTGGCGCCATGCTGGGCACCCTGGAAGACACCCTGACACGCCAGCAGCACACCCACCAGCAGTTGCTCGAGCGTCGCTGGCAGACTCTACGGGCCATACCGCGCGAAGTCGGCAGCGTCGACGGCAGCGTTGGGATTGAAGGTCAGCTCTCGCCCAGCGGCGGCTTCGACAGCCCGCTGGACCAGCGCTCGCGCCAGGCTACCGCCTACCTGTTTGGCGACACCCAGCTCAGCGAGTGGCTGAACCTTGGCGCTGGCCTGAGCTTCACCCGCGGCAAGGACGACCTGCAGCACGGTGGCAAGGTCGAGAGTGATACCTGGCAGGCGGGCCTCTATGCGCTGCTGAGCAACGCAGGGCCTCTGTGGCTGAATGCCGACATCAGCGCGGGTCGTACGCGCTTCGACCTGGACCGTTCGGTTTTCATCCAGGGCAACGCAGGCGGGCCCGTATTGCTTAACCAGCAGCTCACGGGCGAGACCGACGCGACCTTCTGGGGCGCGCGCCTGCTCGGTGGCTATGACCTGCTTTTCGGCGACTGGCGTACCGGCCCGCAAGTCGGCATCGACTATCGCCACTACAAGCTAGACGGCTTCAGCGAGAAATCTACGCAACGCACTGCCCTGCGCTTCGATGACGAACGTTTCGACTCCATAGAGCTGAGTCTCGGCTGGCAGCTTCGCGGCAACTTCGCTCTGGGTGGGGCGATGCGCTTGCAGCCTTACGCCAGCCTGGCCTGGATCGAGGAACTGGGCGATGGCGTTAGCGACGACTTCGTGGTCACCAGCCTGGTCGATGGTTCGGCACGACGCGTGGCCAATGGCCTGGAGAACGACAAGCACTTCGCGCGTGCGCGCCTGGGCGCACAATTGGCCGTCAGCGAAGCTCTCGCCATCTACGCCGAGGCGAACGGACGTCTACAGCACGACAATGGCGACCAGGCCGGTTACACCGTAGGTCTGCAATACCTGTTCTGA
- a CDS encoding DUF3703 domain-containing protein, with protein MHMKLQDAIDEAFAQALHELAARRSAAALVWLERAHILTQCRPWLHARSHWLMLRAGWQQGDTREVLGQMPRILAALLFSRIWVPIGNTGRARVSAFRPMPVAEELRSLLATERRGRVPGD; from the coding sequence ATGCACATGAAGTTGCAAGACGCGATCGACGAAGCCTTTGCCCAGGCGTTGCACGAACTGGCTGCTCGCCGTAGCGCCGCAGCGCTGGTCTGGCTGGAGCGGGCGCACATCCTCACCCAGTGTCGCCCATGGCTGCATGCGCGTTCACATTGGCTGATGCTGCGCGCCGGCTGGCAACAAGGCGATACGCGTGAGGTGTTGGGGCAAATGCCGCGCATCCTGGCGGCGCTGCTGTTCTCGCGTATCTGGGTGCCTATCGGCAACACCGGACGGGCGCGGGTCAGTGCCTTTCGACCGATGCCGGTCGCTGAGGAGTTGCGGTCATTGCTGGCGACTGAACGTCGAGGGCGAGTGCCGGGAGACTAG
- a CDS encoding heavy metal translocating P-type ATPase: MSRCCDHSHQQPPAHHEHGHDHAGHDHDPVHQSSADELAGACNTRIRIEQMDCPTEERLIRDALGRLPGVTGLQFNLLQRVLTVSHDEGALAQVVPAIQALGFTPQVEDQGAAQQPVAAPAKKPWWPLALAAVLATASEVVHFAALGPDWWVAVLAVVAIGLCGLNTYKKGWIALKNRNLNINALMSIAVTGAVLIGQWPEAAMVMVLFTLAELIEARSLDRARNAIRGLMDLAPPRATVRQADGSWQEVDVQVIGLGAVVRVRPGERISLDGEVVSGNSTVNQAPITGESLPVEKRAGDPVFAGTINEAGSLEFRVTAAARDTTLARIIHAVEEAQGSRAPTQRFVDQFSRIYTPVVFVFALAVAVLPPLLSGGAWFDWVYRALVLLVVACPCALVISTPVTIVSGLAAAARKGILIKGGVYLENGRHLALLALDKTGTLTHGKPVQTDSLHLLEADEPLHVIWAASLAARSDHPVSRALALRAEELGQVLHNIEDFEALPGRGTKGRIDGRLLYMGNHRLVEDLGLCSAQLEQRLEALERQGKSVVVLCDEQRALMLFAVADTVRQTSREAVAELHELGVRTCMLTGDNAHTAAAIAEQVGVDEARGDLLPADKLAWIEASQARGKVVGMVGDGINDAPALARAEIGFAMGAAGTDTAIETADVALMDDDLRKIPAFVRLSRQTHAILLQNIVLALGIKAIFLGMTLAGEATMWMAVFADMGVSLMVVFNGLRLLRK, translated from the coding sequence ATGAGCCGCTGCTGCGACCATTCGCACCAACAGCCACCCGCCCACCACGAGCATGGCCATGACCATGCCGGGCATGATCACGACCCTGTTCACCAGTCGTCTGCGGATGAGCTGGCGGGGGCGTGCAATACCCGCATCCGTATCGAGCAGATGGACTGCCCGACGGAAGAACGCCTGATCCGAGACGCATTGGGCCGCCTGCCCGGCGTGACGGGCCTGCAGTTCAACCTGTTGCAGCGGGTGCTCACCGTCAGCCATGACGAGGGGGCGCTGGCCCAGGTAGTACCCGCGATTCAGGCACTTGGCTTCACCCCGCAGGTGGAGGATCAAGGCGCTGCTCAACAGCCGGTCGCCGCGCCTGCGAAGAAGCCCTGGTGGCCGCTTGCGCTGGCGGCAGTGCTGGCAACCGCTTCGGAGGTGGTGCATTTCGCTGCGCTCGGGCCGGATTGGTGGGTGGCTGTGCTTGCCGTCGTCGCCATCGGGCTGTGTGGGCTGAATACCTACAAGAAGGGTTGGATCGCCCTGAAAAACCGCAACCTCAACATCAACGCCCTGATGAGCATCGCCGTGACCGGTGCGGTGCTGATCGGCCAGTGGCCAGAGGCGGCGATGGTGATGGTGCTGTTCACTCTGGCTGAACTGATAGAGGCGCGCTCGCTGGATCGGGCACGCAACGCCATCCGCGGCCTGATGGATCTGGCGCCACCGCGCGCGACTGTCAGGCAGGCCGATGGCAGTTGGCAGGAAGTCGATGTGCAGGTCATTGGCCTGGGCGCCGTGGTACGTGTCCGTCCGGGCGAGCGCATCAGCCTCGATGGCGAAGTGGTCAGCGGCAATTCGACGGTCAACCAGGCGCCCATCACCGGCGAAAGCCTGCCGGTGGAAAAGCGTGCGGGTGACCCGGTATTCGCCGGCACCATCAACGAGGCGGGCTCGCTGGAATTCCGCGTAACGGCAGCGGCACGCGACACGACCCTGGCGCGCATCATCCATGCGGTGGAGGAGGCGCAGGGTTCGCGTGCACCGACCCAACGCTTCGTCGACCAGTTCTCGCGTATCTATACCCCGGTGGTTTTCGTCTTTGCCCTGGCGGTGGCGGTGTTGCCGCCGCTGCTTAGCGGTGGCGCCTGGTTCGACTGGGTATACCGCGCCCTGGTACTGCTGGTGGTGGCCTGTCCCTGTGCGCTGGTGATTTCCACTCCGGTGACCATCGTCAGCGGCCTGGCTGCTGCGGCGCGCAAGGGCATCTTGATCAAGGGCGGCGTGTATCTGGAGAATGGCCGCCACCTGGCCCTGCTGGCGCTGGACAAGACCGGCACCCTGACCCATGGCAAACCAGTGCAGACCGACAGCCTCCACCTGTTGGAGGCGGACGAACCTCTGCATGTGATCTGGGCGGCGAGCCTGGCCGCGCGCTCCGATCACCCGGTTTCCAGAGCGCTGGCCCTGCGAGCTGAAGAGTTGGGGCAAGTGCTGCACAACATCGAGGATTTCGAAGCGCTGCCGGGGCGGGGAACCAAAGGGCGGATCGACGGTAGGTTGCTCTATATGGGTAATCACCGTCTGGTCGAGGACCTCGGGCTCTGCTCGGCGCAGTTGGAGCAGCGTCTCGAAGCGCTGGAGCGTCAGGGCAAGAGCGTAGTGGTGCTGTGTGACGAGCAGCGCGCGCTGATGCTTTTCGCCGTCGCTGACACGGTGCGCCAGACCAGCCGCGAGGCGGTCGCCGAACTGCATGAGCTGGGGGTACGCACCTGCATGCTCACTGGTGACAACGCCCACACTGCAGCGGCCATCGCCGAGCAGGTCGGCGTCGATGAAGCGCGCGGTGACCTGCTGCCAGCGGACAAGCTGGCCTGGATCGAGGCGAGTCAGGCACGCGGCAAGGTGGTCGGCATGGTTGGTGATGGCATCAACGATGCCCCGGCGCTGGCCAGGGCCGAGATCGGTTTCGCCATGGGCGCGGCTGGCACCGATACTGCCATCGAGACGGCCGACGTCGCACTGATGGACGACGATCTGCGCAAGATTCCGGCTTTCGTCCGTCTTTCCCGGCAGACCCACGCGATCCTTCTGCAGAACATCGTCCTGGCGCTGGGCATCAAGGCGATCTTCCTGGGCATGACCCTGGCAGGTGAGGCGACCATGTGGATGGCGGTGTTCGCCGACATGGGCGTCAGCCTGATGGTTGTATTCAACGGCCTGCGCCTGTTGCGCAAATAA
- the cadR gene encoding Cd(II)/Pb(II)-responsive transcriptional regulator: MKIGDLAKKAGCQVETVRYYEREGLLPAPARTEGNYRLYGSPHLERLVFIRNCRTLDMTLEEIQRLLALRDLPHESCAGINSLVDEHIEHVEARINSLLALRDQLTELRDRCNSPQESEDCGILRQLNVSGGVQPLPDDGHTHVGKSHSH; this comes from the coding sequence ATGAAAATCGGGGATTTGGCGAAAAAGGCCGGCTGCCAGGTGGAAACCGTCCGCTACTACGAACGCGAGGGCCTGCTACCCGCCCCGGCACGGACAGAAGGCAATTACCGCCTGTACGGCAGTCCGCACCTGGAGCGCCTGGTGTTCATCCGCAATTGCCGGACACTGGACATGACCCTGGAGGAGATCCAGCGGCTGCTGGCCCTGCGCGACCTGCCCCATGAGAGCTGTGCCGGCATCAACAGCCTGGTGGACGAGCACATCGAGCACGTCGAAGCCCGCATCAACAGTCTGCTGGCACTACGGGACCAGCTCACCGAGCTGCGTGATCGCTGCAACAGCCCACAGGAATCCGAGGACTGCGGCATCCTGCGTCAGCTCAACGTCAGCGGCGGTGTGCAGCCACTACCGGACGATGGCCATACCCATGTTGGCAAGAGCCACTCGCATTGA
- a CDS encoding YegP family protein, translating to MPGKFELKKAKDGQFHFNLLATNGQVILSSEMYKAKDSALNGIASVKKNSQREGAFETKTSSNDKHYFLLMATNGQVVGQSQMYASAASCKSGIESVQKNAPTAALDDQTG from the coding sequence ATGCCTGGAAAGTTCGAACTGAAGAAGGCCAAAGACGGCCAGTTCCATTTCAACCTGCTGGCAACCAATGGTCAGGTCATCCTCAGCAGCGAGATGTACAAGGCCAAGGACTCGGCGCTTAACGGCATCGCATCGGTGAAGAAGAATTCGCAACGTGAAGGTGCCTTCGAGACCAAGACCTCGAGCAACGACAAGCACTACTTCCTGCTCATGGCCACAAATGGCCAGGTGGTCGGGCAAAGCCAGATGTATGCGAGTGCCGCAAGCTGCAAGAGCGGAATAGAGTCGGTACAGAAGAATGCGCCGACTGCTGCTCTGGACGACCAGACCGGCTAG
- a CDS encoding SdiA-regulated domain-containing protein gives MRRLLSINPWLYLLFFVLLVAAVVGQQYRLFERAWFSVQEWQHGEQWREQSLWLGDYRVVIEAKPIANISDVSALTYDPDRRSLFSVTNKPAKVIELSLQGDLLRTIDLEGFGDPEAIEYVAPGTYVIADEREQRLVKVRIDDATRVLAATDFQQLSLGIGRNGNKGFEGLAYDAANQRLLVAKERDPVRIFEVLGFPHVDDGKPLALQVNTDPKRDARLFVRDLSSLDFDAATGHLLALSDESRLVIELNAEGKPISTLSLLPGQHGLKRGVPQAEGVATDDEGNLYLISEPNLFYVFRKQND, from the coding sequence ATGCGCCGTCTGCTCTCCATCAACCCCTGGCTTTATCTGTTGTTCTTCGTGCTGTTGGTGGCCGCCGTTGTGGGGCAGCAATATCGGCTGTTCGAGCGAGCCTGGTTTTCCGTGCAGGAGTGGCAGCATGGTGAGCAGTGGCGCGAACAGTCGCTCTGGCTGGGCGACTACCGCGTAGTGATCGAGGCCAAGCCCATCGCCAATATCAGTGATGTCTCGGCGCTGACCTACGATCCAGATCGTCGCAGCCTGTTCAGCGTCACCAATAAACCGGCCAAGGTAATCGAGCTGAGCCTGCAGGGCGATCTCCTTCGCACCATCGATCTTGAAGGTTTTGGTGATCCCGAGGCCATCGAGTACGTGGCGCCCGGCACCTATGTGATCGCTGACGAGCGCGAACAGCGTCTGGTCAAGGTGCGTATCGACGATGCTACCCGCGTGCTCGCCGCCACCGATTTCCAGCAGCTTTCGCTGGGCATCGGCCGTAATGGCAACAAGGGATTCGAAGGCCTGGCCTATGACGCCGCCAACCAGCGTTTGCTGGTAGCCAAGGAGCGCGATCCGGTGCGTATCTTCGAGGTGCTCGGCTTCCCGCATGTGGACGACGGCAAGCCGCTGGCGCTGCAGGTCAATACCGACCCCAAGCGCGATGCGCGGCTGTTTGTGCGCGACCTATCCAGCCTCGACTTCGATGCGGCAACCGGCCATCTGTTGGCCCTGTCAGACGAATCGCGCCTGGTGATCGAGCTGAATGCCGAGGGCAAGCCGATCAGTACCCTTTCATTGTTGCCCGGCCAGCATGGCCTCAAACGCGGTGTGCCGCAGGCCGAGGGTGTCGCCACGGACGATGAGGGCAATCTCTACCTGATCAGCGAGCCGAACCTGTTCTATGTGTTTAGGAAGCAGAACGACTAG
- a CDS encoding NirD/YgiW/YdeI family stress tolerance protein gives MKRTALALMVLPLLSTAAFATGYTGPGATPQVTTVSAALEAADDTHVVLEGQIVKRLQDELYEFKDATGTIQVEIDDEDWPAQKVSENAKVRLTGEVDKDFNSREIDVDRVELIN, from the coding sequence ATGAAACGTACCGCTCTCGCTCTGATGGTTCTGCCGCTGCTCAGCACTGCTGCTTTCGCCACGGGTTACACCGGCCCGGGCGCAACCCCGCAGGTCACCACCGTATCCGCTGCGCTGGAGGCCGCCGACGACACTCATGTCGTACTGGAAGGCCAGATCGTCAAGCGCCTGCAGGACGAACTCTATGAGTTCAAAGATGCCACCGGCACCATTCAGGTGGAGATCGACGACGAAGACTGGCCGGCCCAGAAAGTCTCGGAGAACGCCAAGGTGCGCCTGACCGGTGAAGTCGACAAGGACTTCAATAGCCGCGAGATCGATGTGGATCGCGTAGAGCTGATCAACTGA